A genomic region of Magnolia sinica isolate HGM2019 chromosome 6, MsV1, whole genome shotgun sequence contains the following coding sequences:
- the LOC131249748 gene encoding protein PXR1-like translates to MEASSKSTKKASRNDRMGAADSDSEKKESYRKYMERRKFKRSDSQERALDNEAAYDSKVDERKEVKRRRKEDKKLRKEERRRKREQRHRRREERRVKKLKAKSIDTVISPSDFKNNQNDACDSDGDVAEKKDFS, encoded by the coding sequence ATGGAAGCTTCATCAAAATCCACAAAAAAGGCAAGTCGAAATGATCGAATGGGTGCTGCTGATTCGGATTCTGAGAAAAAGGAAAGTTACAGAAAATACATGGAAAGGAGAAAGTTTAAGAGGTCGGATAGCCAGGAAAGGGCTTTGGACAATGAAGCTGCATATGACTCTAAGGTAGATGAGAGGAAAGAGGtgaagagaagaaggaaggaggATAAGAAATTACGGAAAGAGGAGAGACGCCGAAAGCGTGAACAGCGGCACCGTAGGAGGGAAGAGCGGCGTGTAAAGAAACTGAAAGCGAAGTCCATTGATACTGTAATCTCGCCTTCAGATTTTAAAAATAATCAGAATGATGCTTGTGATTCAGATGGCGATGTTGCTGAGAAGAAGGATttttcctga